The Metabacillus sediminilitoris genome window below encodes:
- a CDS encoding o-succinylbenzoate--CoA ligase yields MPNWLRQRAELTPDRLAVITENEQVTFKQLYINVQKRVGLLSLYGVEKGQHIAILMKNSMDMIETIHAVLSLGAVAVMLNTRLTNQELMWQLLDVEAFHVICHDEFKHKIQDVHHVKIIVGEEVNQELTHTTPKLHEVDYSTNQVATIMYTSGTTGHPKGVLQTFENHWSSAVGSALNLGLQSNDRWLLAVPLFHISGLSILIRSVIYGMGIVLHERFDASKMNQAIIHNNVTIVSVVTTMLKQMLDNLDKQQYPSTLRCILAGGGPVPKSILEDCQSRNIPVYQTYGMTETASQVVTLTPEHSMSKIGSAGKPLFPCQIKIVKDGKECSPNEEGEILVKGPNITKGYWKREEATNKAIQDGWLHTGDQGYKDDEGFLFVLDRRSDLIISGGENVYPAEIEAVLLSHPKIKDAGVVGVEDNKWGQSPHAFIVTREDISIFELEQFCKSRLASYKIPKNFSFLDELPRNAANKLLRRELKGRMNKGMKQ; encoded by the coding sequence ATGCCGAACTGGTTAAGACAACGTGCAGAACTTACACCAGATCGTCTTGCAGTTATAACGGAAAATGAACAAGTAACGTTTAAACAATTATATATAAACGTACAAAAACGTGTAGGTCTCTTATCCTTATACGGAGTGGAAAAAGGACAGCATATAGCAATTCTTATGAAAAACAGTATGGATATGATTGAAACAATTCATGCTGTCCTGTCTTTAGGAGCAGTTGCAGTTATGTTAAATACACGTCTTACAAATCAAGAATTAATGTGGCAACTTCTTGATGTAGAAGCTTTCCATGTCATTTGTCATGATGAATTTAAGCATAAAATTCAGGATGTACATCATGTAAAGATAATTGTTGGTGAAGAAGTGAATCAAGAATTAACACATACTACTCCAAAACTACACGAGGTTGATTACTCAACAAATCAGGTTGCGACTATCATGTATACATCCGGAACGACTGGTCATCCGAAAGGTGTCTTACAAACCTTTGAAAATCATTGGTCAAGTGCAGTAGGCTCAGCACTGAACTTAGGATTACAATCTAATGATCGCTGGCTTTTAGCTGTTCCGCTTTTTCATATTAGCGGCTTGTCAATATTAATTCGGAGTGTTATTTATGGAATGGGAATTGTTTTACATGAACGCTTCGATGCCTCGAAAATGAACCAAGCAATCATACATAATAACGTGACAATTGTCTCTGTTGTCACAACGATGCTTAAACAGATGCTTGATAATCTAGACAAACAGCAGTATCCATCAACTTTACGATGTATACTTGCAGGAGGGGGACCTGTTCCGAAAAGCATACTAGAAGATTGCCAAAGTAGGAATATTCCTGTTTATCAAACGTATGGAATGACAGAAACAGCTTCACAGGTTGTCACACTTACACCCGAACATAGCATGTCAAAGATAGGATCTGCCGGCAAACCATTATTTCCATGTCAAATAAAAATTGTAAAAGATGGGAAAGAATGTTCCCCAAATGAAGAAGGGGAAATACTCGTAAAAGGTCCTAACATAACTAAGGGATACTGGAAGCGAGAGGAAGCTACGAATAAAGCAATACAAGACGGCTGGTTACATACAGGTGATCAAGGCTATAAAGATGACGAAGGATTTTTGTTTGTGTTAGACCGTCGGTCAGACTTAATTATTTCTGGAGGAGAAAATGTTTATCCTGCTGAAATCGAAGCCGTTTTACTCTCGCATCCAAAAATTAAAGATGCAGGAGTAGTTGGTGTAGAAGATAACAAGTGGGGGCAGTCGCCACATGCCTTTATTGTTACACGAGAAGACATTTCAATATTTGAGCTAGAACAATTTTGTAAAAGCCGATTAGCATCATATAAAATACCAAAAAATTTTTCTTTTTTGGACGAACTGCCTAGGAATGCAGCAAATAAATTACTAAGAAGAGAATTAAAAGGTCGAATGAACAAAGGGATGAAGCAATGA
- the menB gene encoding 1,4-dihydroxy-2-naphthoyl-CoA synthase: protein MAIEWVVERKYEEIIYSTYNGIAKISINRPHVHNAFTPKTVMELIDAFAYARDDQNVGVIILTGEGGKAFCSGGDQKVRGHGGYVGEDQIPRLNVLDLQRLIRVIPKPVIAMVAGYAIGGGHVLHIVCDLTIAADNAVFGQTGPKVGSFDAGYGSGYLARIVGHKKAREIWYLCRQYGAQEALDMGLVNTVVPLEELEAETVQWCEEILEKSPTAIRFLKAAFNADTDGLAGIQQFAGDATLLYYTTDEAKEGRDAFKEKRTPDFKQFPRFP from the coding sequence TTGGCAATTGAATGGGTTGTAGAACGTAAGTATGAGGAAATTATTTATTCAACATATAACGGAATAGCAAAAATCTCAATTAATCGTCCACACGTACATAATGCATTTACTCCTAAAACTGTAATGGAATTAATTGATGCATTTGCATATGCACGTGATGATCAAAATGTTGGAGTCATCATCTTAACAGGTGAAGGCGGCAAAGCATTTTGTTCAGGCGGAGATCAGAAAGTTAGAGGACATGGTGGTTATGTAGGCGAAGACCAGATTCCTCGTTTGAATGTTCTTGATCTACAACGTTTAATCAGAGTCATTCCGAAACCGGTAATTGCGATGGTTGCAGGATATGCAATTGGTGGCGGTCATGTGTTACATATCGTTTGTGATTTAACAATTGCAGCCGATAATGCTGTATTTGGTCAAACTGGTCCTAAAGTTGGCAGTTTTGATGCAGGTTATGGTTCAGGCTATCTTGCAAGAATCGTTGGTCATAAGAAAGCTCGTGAAATTTGGTACCTTTGCAGACAATATGGGGCACAAGAAGCACTTGATATGGGCTTAGTAAATACAGTTGTACCACTTGAAGAGCTAGAAGCAGAAACAGTTCAATGGTGTGAGGAAATTCTAGAAAAGAGCCCGACAGCCATTCGTTTCTTAAAAGCAGCATTTAACGCTGATACTGATGGTCTTGCTGGGATTCAACAGTTTGCTGGAGATGCGACTTTACTTTATTATACAACTGATGAGGCAAAAGAAGGCCGTGACGCATTTAAAGAAAAACGTACTCCTGACTTTAAACAATTCCCTCGTTTTCCTTAA
- the menH gene encoding 2-succinyl-6-hydroxy-2,4-cyclohexadiene-1-carboxylate synthase — protein sequence MNIRGIHYHVDVMFDGEPLVFLHGFTGSSLNWKQVINEFAGYKLILIDIIGHGLTECPEKPSRYKMEEVVEDLATILNELQIERANFLGYSMGGRLALSFAAIHSSRVKKLILESSSPGLQNEAEREKRKIADKKLADEIEREGMIHFVDKWGNIPLFASQKRLPIQQRNMIRQQRLQNSPRGLANSLIGMGTGAQPSWWDHLQLIDIPVLILCGELDQKFCDIAKRMHQMLSKSIVKEINGVGHAIHVEEPRIFGKIVNEFIKDMNEEV from the coding sequence ATGAACATCAGGGGTATACATTATCATGTTGATGTCATGTTTGACGGGGAACCACTTGTTTTTCTTCATGGCTTTACAGGATCTTCACTAAATTGGAAACAGGTCATTAATGAATTTGCAGGATATAAGCTTATTCTTATCGACATAATTGGTCATGGTCTTACAGAGTGTCCTGAGAAGCCATCCAGATATAAAATGGAAGAAGTTGTAGAGGACCTGGCAACCATTCTTAATGAATTACAGATTGAGAGAGCAAATTTTCTCGGTTATTCAATGGGAGGAAGATTAGCATTATCATTTGCTGCCATACATTCTTCTCGTGTGAAAAAGCTCATTTTAGAAAGCAGTTCACCAGGTCTCCAAAATGAGGCTGAACGTGAGAAACGCAAAATAGCCGATAAAAAGCTAGCAGATGAAATTGAAAGAGAAGGTATGATCCATTTTGTTGATAAATGGGGAAATATCCCTCTTTTTGCTAGTCAAAAGCGTTTACCAATCCAACAACGAAACATGATTAGACAGCAAAGATTACAAAATTCGCCTCGTGGGTTAGCAAATAGCTTGATTGGAATGGGGACTGGGGCTCAGCCTTCATGGTGGGATCATCTCCAACTGATTGACATTCCAGTTCTAATCTTGTGTGGTGAATTAGATCAGAAATTTTGTGACATAGCTAAAAGAATGCATCAAATGTTGTCGAAGTCCATCGTAAAAGAAATAAATGGCGTCGGTCATGCAATACATGTGGAAGAACCTCGAATTTTTGGTAAAATAGTTAATGAGTTTATAAAAGATATGAATGAGGAGGTTTAA
- the menD gene encoding 2-succinyl-5-enolpyruvyl-6-hydroxy-3-cyclohexene-1-carboxylic-acid synthase, with amino-acid sequence MSETDSFTQYVANFVDELVCSGVDTVVISPGSRSTPLAILMAEHPELTCYMNIDERSAGFFALGIAKSQQKPVALLCTSGTAAANYFPAIVEAKYARVPLLVLTADRPHELRDVGAPQAIDQIHMYGQYAKWFVDLALPEENLGMHRYVRTVAGRAVATAAASPAGVVHLNFPFREPLMPNLNLSNLWNKMDGRHTYLHIPTTSSVISDIEINKIAQLIQDETNGLIICGEHNEQDFAKTVQKLSEYLKFPVLADPISRLRAGIHKQEGIITSYNTLLNDPALLDELKPNVVIRFGAMPVSKPLTQMLKKYPDIKQIIVDQGGSYRDPTLNASYLITCNETIFCENLMAKVNNRDVTRFYDTWVKCNTVYGEMVDHLLENVTEMFEGKIVRELHKLLPNQCTLFVGNSMPIRDVDTFFGQTNKEITIMSNRGASGIDGVVSTALGASVNSKQPTFLLIGDLSFYHDLNGLLAAKLNHLDLTIILVNNDGGGIFSFLPQSKEERHFETLYGTPIGLDFSKAVSLYGGMYEKVESWDELQNHFNMIQSYKGLKVIEIQTDRKTRVKIHRELLDHVSQEIRKVLKQ; translated from the coding sequence ATGAGTGAAACAGATTCATTTACACAGTATGTTGCTAACTTTGTTGATGAATTAGTTTGTTCTGGAGTTGATACAGTCGTTATTAGTCCAGGATCACGCTCAACACCGTTAGCGATTTTAATGGCTGAGCATCCTGAGCTAACTTGTTATATGAATATAGATGAAAGATCAGCAGGCTTTTTTGCACTTGGAATTGCTAAGTCGCAACAAAAGCCTGTTGCCTTGCTATGTACTTCAGGAACAGCTGCTGCAAATTATTTTCCGGCCATTGTTGAGGCAAAATATGCCAGAGTTCCTTTGCTTGTGTTAACAGCAGATCGACCTCATGAACTAAGAGATGTTGGTGCACCACAGGCAATTGATCAAATACATATGTATGGTCAATATGCAAAATGGTTTGTTGACCTTGCATTACCTGAGGAGAATCTAGGAATGCATAGATATGTTAGAACGGTTGCCGGCAGGGCAGTTGCTACAGCAGCTGCAAGCCCAGCGGGAGTTGTACATTTAAACTTTCCGTTTAGAGAGCCATTAATGCCAAATTTAAACTTATCTAATTTGTGGAATAAAATGGATGGAAGACATACATATCTCCATATACCAACAACAAGTTCTGTTATTTCAGATATTGAAATAAACAAAATAGCTCAACTTATACAAGACGAAACAAATGGGTTAATTATTTGTGGTGAGCACAATGAACAGGATTTTGCAAAAACAGTTCAAAAACTATCTGAGTACTTAAAGTTTCCAGTTTTAGCGGATCCAATTTCAAGATTACGAGCAGGTATACATAAACAAGAAGGAATAATAACAAGCTATAACACTCTATTAAATGACCCAGCATTGCTAGATGAGTTGAAGCCAAATGTTGTGATTCGGTTTGGCGCGATGCCTGTATCCAAACCATTGACACAAATGTTGAAAAAGTATCCCGATATTAAACAAATTATCGTTGATCAAGGTGGCAGCTATCGAGATCCAACTTTAAATGCATCCTATTTAATTACGTGTAATGAAACCATTTTTTGTGAAAATCTGATGGCAAAAGTAAATAATAGAGATGTAACTCGTTTCTATGATACATGGGTAAAATGTAATACTGTTTATGGAGAAATGGTTGATCACTTATTAGAAAATGTAACAGAGATGTTCGAAGGGAAAATTGTTCGAGAGCTTCACAAACTTTTACCTAATCAATGTACATTATTCGTTGGAAATAGCATGCCTATTCGTGATGTCGATACGTTTTTTGGACAAACAAACAAAGAAATTACGATCATGTCAAATAGAGGTGCTAGCGGCATAGACGGTGTTGTATCAACAGCATTAGGTGCAAGTGTAAACAGTAAACAACCTACGTTTCTTCTTATTGGAGATTTATCTTTTTATCATGATTTAAACGGTCTTTTAGCAGCGAAATTGAATCATCTCGATCTAACGATTATTTTAGTTAATAATGATGGCGGCGGTATTTTTTCATTTTTGCCACAATCTAAGGAAGAAAGGCATTTCGAAACACTGTATGGCACACCTATTGGATTAGACTTTTCAAAAGCAGTGAGCTTATATGGGGGGATGTATGAGAAAGTCGAATCATGGGATGAACTACAGAATCATTTTAATATGATTCAATCTTATAAGGGCCTAAAAGTCATTGAGATACAAACAGATCGAAAAACGCGTGTAAAAATTCATCGGGAATTGTTAGATCATGTTTCCCAGGAAATAAGAAAAGTGTTGAAACAATGA
- a CDS encoding isochorismate synthase, whose translation MLTTLDDTIKDNIQHALEEAKKSHQSVIVSRIKEVDAIDPLHFFSSGEESWLGERFFWSTPTDDYTMVGLGNELVLENHLDNSERFREIEKEWKRLNKRVVSDHHKIIGTGPLLFGGFSFDPLKEKSSIWDAFSEAKFVLPTIMLTATNNKSYITINKLITPYDKLETCIQHFEQFVGENQNYHLDCEKGNEFASIELKTTEWVEAVQKATADIHKNEMDKVVLAREVHLEFTEKIDPYQLVGRLQKEQPTSFIFGFENGMQYFIGATPERLVKKKENQVLSTCLAGSIKRGTTTYEDNVLGQQLLQDDKNLNEHNIVVKMIKEVFKDCCYDVEVPNDPALLKIKNIQHLYTPVKGFAKEDQTLLSLVEKLHPTPALGGFPQVKAIEKIRELEPMHRGWYAAPIGWLDYEDNGEFVVAIRSGLIEGNKAALFAGCGIVAESDPKSEYFETRIKLKPMLSALGGVENE comes from the coding sequence TTGTTAACAACTTTGGATGATACAATTAAAGATAATATACAACATGCATTGGAAGAGGCAAAAAAATCGCATCAATCTGTGATCGTTAGTCGCATAAAAGAAGTGGATGCAATTGACCCCCTCCATTTCTTTTCTTCAGGTGAGGAATCATGGTTAGGAGAACGTTTTTTCTGGTCTACCCCAACTGATGACTATACAATGGTTGGATTAGGAAATGAACTCGTCCTCGAGAATCATCTTGATAACAGTGAGCGTTTTCGCGAAATTGAAAAAGAATGGAAGCGTTTAAATAAACGAGTGGTGTCTGATCATCATAAAATAATCGGGACAGGCCCTCTTTTATTCGGTGGGTTTTCATTTGATCCGCTGAAAGAAAAGTCTTCCATATGGGATGCATTTAGTGAAGCGAAATTTGTTTTGCCGACAATCATGTTAACAGCAACAAATAATAAATCGTACATTACGATCAATAAATTAATTACACCATATGATAAGCTAGAAACTTGTATCCAACATTTTGAGCAATTCGTTGGGGAGAATCAAAATTATCATCTAGATTGTGAAAAAGGTAACGAATTCGCATCAATTGAATTAAAAACAACAGAATGGGTTGAAGCTGTGCAAAAAGCAACAGCTGATATTCATAAAAATGAAATGGATAAAGTCGTACTAGCGCGTGAAGTCCATTTGGAATTCACAGAAAAGATTGATCCATATCAACTAGTTGGCCGTTTGCAAAAAGAGCAACCAACAAGCTTTATATTTGGTTTTGAAAATGGAATGCAATATTTTATCGGTGCAACGCCTGAACGATTAGTTAAGAAAAAAGAAAATCAAGTTCTTTCAACCTGTCTTGCTGGTTCAATTAAAAGAGGAACAACTACCTACGAAGATAATGTGTTAGGACAGCAGTTATTGCAAGATGATAAAAACTTAAATGAACATAATATTGTTGTGAAAATGATAAAAGAAGTATTTAAAGATTGCTGCTATGATGTTGAAGTGCCAAATGATCCTGCCTTATTAAAAATAAAAAATATCCAACATCTTTATACACCTGTAAAGGGGTTTGCAAAAGAAGACCAAACACTTCTTTCATTGGTTGAAAAGCTTCATCCTACACCAGCTCTTGGAGGATTTCCGCAAGTCAAAGCAATTGAAAAAATTAGAGAGCTGGAGCCAATGCATCGTGGCTGGTATGCTGCACCAATAGGCTGGTTAGACTATGAAGATAATGGTGAATTTGTTGTAGCGATTCGTTCTGGATTAATTGAAGGAAATAAAGCTGCTTTATTTGCAGGATGTGGAATTGTTGCAGAATCCGATCCAAAATCGGAATACTTTGAAACGAGAATTAAATTAAAGCCTATGTTATCAGCTTTAGGAGGCGTAGAGAATGAGTGA
- a CDS encoding 1,4-dihydroxy-2-naphthoate polyprenyltransferase, giving the protein MFSSQKRRVRKQPRTTPSIPSVEKDHGWRIWWMLLRPHTLSASFIPVMVGTALAIIDGFFIPSLFIAMLGASILIQAATNMFNEYFDYKRGLDNEESVGIGGTIVRNGIKSKTVLNLAYIFLTAATIIGIYICMMSTWWLALIGIVCMSVGYFYTGGQYPIAYTPFGELVSGFLMGTVIIIITYFIQTETIALKSILFSIPIALLIGGIMMSNNIRDLDGDKKNGRKTLAILLGRKNAIRFLAGMFIAAYLIIFLLILSGVSPLWTLTVLASVPKAISAIKLFIGKTLPIEMMPAMKATAQTNIQFGFLLALGLFLSLFI; this is encoded by the coding sequence ATGTTTTCTTCACAAAAAAGGAGGGTTCGAAAGCAACCACGAACAACGCCATCTATTCCTTCTGTTGAAAAGGACCATGGGTGGAGAATATGGTGGATGCTACTTCGTCCGCATACATTGTCAGCATCTTTTATCCCAGTAATGGTCGGAACAGCGTTAGCTATAATTGATGGGTTCTTCATTCCCTCTTTATTTATTGCCATGCTAGGTGCTTCAATTCTTATCCAAGCTGCGACAAATATGTTTAACGAATATTTTGATTATAAACGTGGTTTAGATAATGAAGAATCTGTTGGAATTGGCGGAACGATTGTTCGAAATGGTATTAAGTCAAAGACAGTTCTTAACTTGGCATATATCTTTTTAACTGCCGCAACAATCATTGGTATATACATTTGTATGATGTCTACATGGTGGCTTGCTTTAATAGGTATCGTCTGTATGTCGGTGGGATACTTTTATACTGGAGGACAATATCCTATTGCGTATACACCATTTGGTGAACTTGTTTCTGGTTTCTTAATGGGTACTGTTATTATCATAATTACCTATTTTATTCAAACCGAAACCATAGCACTTAAAAGTATTTTATTCTCTATTCCAATTGCACTCTTAATTGGTGGAATTATGATGTCTAATAATATTCGTGATCTTGATGGAGATAAAAAAAATGGCCGGAAAACATTAGCCATTCTCTTAGGAAGGAAAAATGCGATTCGTTTTCTCGCAGGTATGTTTATTGCTGCCTATTTAATTATCTTTTTGTTAATATTATCGGGAGTATCTCCTTTATGGACATTAACTGTCCTAGCTAGTGTACCAAAAGCTATTTCTGCTATTAAATTGTTTATTGGAAAAACCCTTCCAATTGAAATGATGCCTGCAATGAAGGCTACTGCACAAACAAATATTCAATTTGGGTTTTTATTAGCACTTGGGCTTTTTCTCAGCCTTTTCATTTAA
- a CDS encoding yteA family sporulation protein, with translation MLSSQQVETFRSQLERMKDEIQHRFKMNGHYGLEEGHAHESVGELSSYDNHPADEATELYEREKDIALNEHTEEELTDIDRALQAVKNGTYGKCEVCGADIPLERLDAIPTATTCVEHAPEQIVSHNRPIEEGVLMPPFGKFNYDGQDENVAFDAEDAYQIVNSYGSSESPSDFMNPQDHYNDVYMESNDPDGYVEDYENFVGTDIEGKDIKVYPSTRHKHYEEMLDEEGLMTIFGDLPGYEKDPYTEDEA, from the coding sequence ATGCTAAGTTCACAACAAGTAGAGACCTTCCGTTCACAGCTAGAAAGAATGAAGGATGAAATTCAACATCGTTTTAAAATGAATGGACATTATGGCTTAGAAGAAGGACATGCACATGAATCAGTAGGTGAGCTTTCCAGTTATGATAACCACCCGGCTGATGAAGCAACAGAATTATATGAGCGTGAGAAAGACATCGCACTTAATGAACATACTGAGGAAGAACTAACAGATATAGACCGCGCTCTCCAAGCAGTTAAAAATGGAACATATGGAAAATGCGAGGTGTGTGGCGCAGATATTCCACTTGAAAGACTTGATGCAATTCCAACAGCTACAACGTGTGTTGAACATGCACCAGAACAAATTGTCTCACATAACCGTCCGATTGAAGAAGGAGTTCTCATGCCACCTTTTGGGAAATTTAATTATGATGGACAAGATGAGAATGTCGCATTTGATGCAGAAGATGCTTATCAAATAGTCAATAGCTATGGTTCATCTGAATCACCATCAGATTTTATGAATCCTCAAGATCACTACAACGATGTGTATATGGAATCAAATGATCCTGACGGTTATGTAGAGGATTATGAAAATTTTGTTGGTACAGATATTGAAGGTAAGGATATAAAAGTCTACCCCTCTACTCGGCATAAGCATTATGAAGAAATGCTTGATGAAGAAGGATTAATGACTATTTTTGGTGATTTACCTGGTTATGAGAAAGATCCTTACACTGAAGATGAAGCTTAA
- a CDS encoding TIGR00266 family protein has translation MNAHEIDYELHGDDMQCVEIELDPNESVVAEAGGMMMMEDGIDMETIFGDGDNSQKGFLGKLVGAGKRVLTGESLFMTVFTNKGVGKKRVSFAAPYPGKIIPVDLSELGGKVICQKDSFLCAAKGVSVGIDFQRKLGTGFFGGEGFIMQKLEGDGLAFLHAGGTIIRRDLQPGEKLRIDTGCLVALTKDVDYNIEFVGKVKSAFFGGEGLFFATVQGPGTVWIQTLPFSRLADRVIASAPSAGGEARGEGSFLGGLGRLLDGD, from the coding sequence TTGAACGCACATGAAATTGATTATGAACTGCATGGAGATGATATGCAGTGTGTTGAAATTGAATTAGATCCAAATGAAAGTGTTGTTGCTGAAGCTGGCGGCATGATGATGATGGAAGATGGCATTGATATGGAAACAATTTTTGGTGACGGAGATAATAGTCAAAAGGGGTTTCTCGGCAAACTTGTTGGAGCAGGGAAACGAGTATTAACAGGTGAAAGCTTATTTATGACTGTCTTCACAAATAAAGGTGTAGGTAAGAAACGTGTATCTTTTGCGGCTCCATACCCAGGAAAAATCATACCTGTCGATTTAAGTGAGCTAGGTGGAAAAGTAATCTGTCAAAAAGATTCATTTCTTTGTGCAGCAAAAGGTGTATCTGTCGGGATCGACTTCCAGCGAAAACTTGGGACAGGATTTTTCGGTGGCGAAGGGTTTATCATGCAAAAACTAGAAGGTGATGGTTTAGCATTTTTACATGCTGGCGGTACCATTATTAGAAGAGATTTGCAGCCTGGTGAAAAGCTAAGAATTGATACAGGATGTCTTGTTGCATTAACAAAGGATGTTGATTATAACATTGAATTTGTTGGAAAAGTAAAATCGGCATTCTTTGGTGGAGAAGGCTTATTCTTCGCGACTGTTCAAGGACCTGGTACAGTTTGGATTCAAACACTTCCATTTAGCCGTTTAGCAGACCGCGTAATTGCAAGTGCACCTTCTGCAGGCGGAGAAGCACGCGGTGAAGGTAGCTTCCTTGGTGGATTAGGGCGCTTATTAGACGGAGATTAA